The following proteins are co-located in the Stieleria sp. JC731 genome:
- a CDS encoding sialate O-acetylesterase, with protein MLKRRLARIRSSLLPVAAFAVSMIAFPVSHNCLADEFDLYFLGGQSNMEGFGKVDELPEDLQGRLADVYIFHSPPLPDQTAAVGDGFWSGFQPGHGTGFQLRNGSNRYSDRFGLEVSMLHALKQQNPARKIAVIKYARNGSSIAIEAAGRFGCWDPDFHSEEGLDRDVNQYDHCLATIRNAFSDCDIDNDGEIDVLHPVGIAWMQGESDATIDEATANAYAANLKRLMDLLRAALRKDDIPVVIGQISDSGNTPSGKVWEFGEQLRAQQQSFVENDSCAAIVTSTDGYEYSDPWHYDSAGYIDLGQQFAAAFERLQEKSPRRTYISE; from the coding sequence ATGTTGAAAAGACGCCTCGCCCGAATTCGATCATCGCTATTGCCCGTCGCCGCCTTCGCGGTCTCGATGATTGCGTTTCCCGTCTCGCACAATTGCCTTGCTGATGAGTTCGACCTCTACTTCCTAGGGGGCCAATCCAATATGGAAGGCTTCGGCAAGGTTGATGAACTGCCCGAAGACCTTCAAGGACGTTTGGCGGACGTTTACATTTTCCACAGCCCGCCACTTCCCGACCAAACGGCTGCGGTCGGTGATGGATTTTGGTCCGGATTTCAACCCGGTCATGGGACGGGCTTTCAGCTCCGCAACGGATCGAACCGCTATTCAGACCGTTTCGGGTTAGAGGTTTCAATGCTGCACGCGTTGAAGCAACAAAACCCCGCTCGCAAAATCGCTGTCATCAAATACGCTCGCAATGGCTCATCCATCGCGATTGAAGCCGCCGGACGATTCGGATGTTGGGATCCCGACTTTCATTCCGAAGAAGGCTTGGACCGCGACGTCAACCAATACGACCATTGTTTGGCAACGATCCGCAATGCATTTTCAGACTGCGATATCGACAACGATGGTGAGATTGACGTCCTTCATCCTGTCGGAATTGCGTGGATGCAAGGCGAAAGCGATGCAACCATCGATGAAGCCACCGCGAATGCCTACGCTGCGAATCTAAAACGGTTGATGGACTTGTTGCGAGCAGCACTGCGAAAGGATGACATCCCTGTCGTGATCGGGCAGATCTCCGATAGTGGCAACACGCCGTCGGGCAAGGTTTGGGAGTTTGGTGAGCAATTGCGTGCTCAGCAACAATCTTTTGTCGAAAACGACAGCTGTGCCGCGATCGTGACGTCAACCGATGGCTACGAGTATTCGGACCCTTGGCACTACGACTCGGCAGGCTATATCGACTTGGGGCAGCAATTTGCCGCCGCGTTTGAACGTCTGCAAGAAAAAAGTCCGCGGCGGACCTACATCAGCGAATAA